Proteins from a single region of Pongo abelii isolate AG06213 chromosome 17, NHGRI_mPonAbe1-v2.0_pri, whole genome shotgun sequence:
- the ZNF271 gene encoding zinc finger protein 271 (The RefSeq protein has 1 substitution compared to this genomic sequence) encodes MEIQFNYESQEHHLLSDGENKTKIGKPASEEGITAKIEPLTEESSSLRENVLQDSEGREFCEFGDKLNEKDQNVFKRRPHNCDEYGQSFVWNTGLFRHRKTHCEKPYECDKCGKAFSVSSALVLHQRIHTGEKPYSCNWCIKSFSRSSDLIKHQRVHTGEKPYKCDECGKAFSQSSDLIIHQRIHTGEKPYQCSHCSKSFSQRSDLVKHQRIHTGEKPYTCNQCNKHFSQSSDVIKHQRIHTGEKPYKCDVCAKAFSQSSDLILHQRIHTGEKPYPCNQCSKSFSQNSDLIKHRRIHTGEKPYKCNECGKAFNQSSVLILHQRIHTGEKPYPCDQCSKTFSRLSDLINHQRIHTGEKPYPCNQCNKMFSRRSDLVKHHRIHTGEKPYECDECGKTFSQSSNLILHQRIHTGEKPYPCSDCTKSFSRRSDLVKHQRIHTGEKPYACNQCDKSFSQSSDLTKHQRVHSGEKPYHCNSCEKAFSQSSDLILHQRIHTGEKPYLCTQCSKSFSQNSDLIKHQRIHTGEKPYKCSECRKAFSQCSALTLHQRIHTGEKPNPCNECGKSFSRHSDLINHQKIHTGEKPYKCDACGKAFSTCTDLIEHQKIHAGEKPYRCVQCSRSFSQLSELTIHEEVHCGEDSQNVMNVRKPLVYTSTLFSTRDTVPGKNLMNAVDY; translated from the coding sequence ATGGTGAGAACAAGACCAAGATTGGAAAGCCAGCTTCAGAGGAGGGAATTACAGCAAAAATTGAACCATTGACAGAAGAGTCTAGCAGTCTCAGAGAGAATGTTCTCCAGGATTCTGAAGGCAGAGAATTCTGTGAATTTGGggataaattaaatgaaaaagatcAGAACGTCTTTAAAAGGAGACCTCATAACTGTGATGAATATGGGCAAAGCTTTGTTTGGAATACAGGCCTTTTTAGGCATCGAAAAACCCACTGtgagaaaccttatgaatgtgATAAGTGTGGAAAGGCCTTTAGTGTGAGCTCAGCCCTGGTTCtgcatcagagaattcacactgggGAGAAACCTTATTCCTGTAATTGGTGTATTAAAAGTTTCAGTCGGAGCTCAGACCTTATTAAACACCAAAGAGTCCACACTGGTGAAAAACCTTATAAATGTGAtgagtgtgggaaagccttcagtcaGAGCTCAGATCTTATTATACATCAGAGAATCCATACAGGAGAAAAACCCTATCAATGCAGTCATTGTAGTAAAAGTTTTAGCCAGCGCTCAGATCTGGTTAAACATCAGAGAAtccatactggagagaagccttaTACTTGTAACCAGTGTAACAAACATTTTAGTCAGAGTTCTGATGTGATAAAACATCAAAGAATCCACACTGGGGAGAAACCATATAAATGTGATGTGTGTGCGAAAGCCTTCAGTCAGAGCTCAGATCTTATTCtgcatcagagaattcacactgggGAGAAACCATATCCATGTAATCAGTGTAGCAAAAGTTTCAGTCAGAATTCAGACCTTATTAAACATCGAAGgatccacactggagagaaaccctataaatgtaatgaatgtgggaaagcttttaATCAGAGCTCAGTCCTTATTTTACATCAGAggattcatactggagagaaaccctatccCTGTGATCAATGTAGCAAAACCTTCAGTAGGCTTTCAGATCTTATTAATCATCAacgaattcacactggagagaagccttacCCATGTAATCAGTGCAATAAAATGTTTAGTCGAAGATCAGATCTTGTTAAACATCACAGAATTCATACaggtgagaaaccctatgaatgtgaTGAATGTGGGAAAACCTTTAGTCAGAGCTCCAACCTTATTCTTCATCAGAGaatccacactggagagaaaccttatccATGTAGTGATTGTACTAAAAGCTTTAGTCGCCGTTCAGATCTTGTTAAGCATCAAAGAAtacacactggagagaaaccatatgCATGTAATCAGTGTGATAAAAGTTTTAGTCAAAGCTCAGACCTCACTAAACATCAGAGAGTACACTCTGGTGAAAAGCCTTATCATTGCAATAGTTGTGAGAAAGCCTTCAGTCAGAGTTCTGACCTTATTCttcatcagagaattcacactggagaaaaaccatATCTATGCACACAGTGCAGCAAAAGTTTCAGTCAGAACTCAGACCTCATTAAACACCAGAGAATCCACACTGGGGAAAAACCATATAAATGTAGTGAGTGCAGGAAGGCTTTCAGTCAGTGCTCAGCTCTTACCCTACACCAGAGAATCCACACTGGGGAGAAACCAAATCCATGTGATGAGTGTGGCAAAAGCTTTAGTCGGCATTCTGATCTCATTAACCATCAAAAAATACACACTGGTGAAAAGCCGTATAAGTGTGATgcatgtgggaaagcctttagcaCATGCACAGATCTTATTGAACACCAGAAAATCCATGCTGGGGAGAAACCCTACCGTTGTGTTCAATGCAGCAGAAGTTTTAGCCAACTCTCAGAACTTACTATTCATGAGGAAGTCCATTGTGGAGAAGACAGTCAAAATGTGATGAATGTGAGAAAACCTTTAGTGTATACATCAACTCTATTCAGTACCAGAGACACTGTACCAGGAAAAAATCTAATGAATGCTGTTGATTATTGA